One stretch of Brevibacillus laterosporus DNA includes these proteins:
- the pflB gene encoding formate C-acetyltransferase, which produces MAIQEKDLQTLEHAWRGFKPGKWTKTIDTRDFIEENITPYHGDDTFLAGATANTKALWDIISDLTKKERDNGGVLDVDVNTPSTITSHKPGYLDKDKETVVGLQTDEPFKRSLQPFGGIRMMIDACKAYGFEVPESIIKMFTDIRKTHNQGVFDAYTEDMKKARRAGIITGLPDAYGRGRIIGDYRRVALYGVDRLIAEKKGDLLQLELDSLTEDVIRLREEISEQIRSLQELKFMAKEHGFDISVPATNAREAFQWLYFAYLAAIKEQNGAAMSLGRVSSFLDAYIERDLAEGTLTEEEAQEFVDHFVMKLRIVKFLRTPDYNELFSGDPTWVTESIAGMSTSGKTRTTKNSFRFLHTLYNLGPAPEPNLTVLWSKDLPENFKKFCSKVSIETSSIQYENDDLMRPYFGDDYGIACCVSAMRIGKQMQFFGARANLAKALLYTINGGVDEKLGMQVGPQFAPITSEVLEFDEVMAKFENVMDWLAKLYMNTLNVIHFMHDKYSYERIEMALHDREILRTMACGIAGLSVVADSLSAIKYAKVKPIRNEQGIAVDFETEGEYPQYGNNDDRVDSIAIDIMERFMNKIRKHKAYRNALPTMSVLTITSNVVYGKKTGTTPDGRQAGEPFAPGANPMHGRDKKGALASLSSVAKLPYEHSLDGISNTFSIVPKALGKDLESRINNMVAMMDGYMTPDGGHHLNVNVFDREQLVEAMEHPEDYPQLTIRVSGYAVNFIKLTREQQLDVINRTFHGKI; this is translated from the coding sequence ATGGCGATTCAAGAAAAAGACCTACAGACTTTGGAACATGCATGGAGAGGTTTTAAGCCAGGTAAATGGACGAAAACGATTGATACTCGCGACTTCATTGAAGAAAACATCACTCCTTACCATGGCGATGATACATTCTTAGCTGGTGCAACTGCTAATACAAAAGCACTGTGGGACATCATCTCTGACCTAACAAAAAAAGAACGCGATAACGGTGGTGTACTTGATGTAGATGTTAACACTCCTTCTACCATTACATCCCATAAACCGGGTTACTTGGATAAAGATAAAGAAACAGTTGTAGGTTTGCAAACAGACGAACCATTCAAACGTTCGCTTCAACCTTTCGGTGGTATCCGCATGATGATTGATGCTTGCAAAGCGTATGGCTTTGAAGTACCGGAATCCATCATTAAAATGTTTACTGATATTCGTAAAACACATAACCAAGGTGTTTTTGATGCTTATACAGAAGATATGAAAAAAGCTCGTCGCGCAGGTATCATCACAGGTCTTCCAGATGCTTATGGTCGTGGTCGTATCATCGGTGACTACCGTCGTGTAGCTCTATACGGTGTTGATCGTCTTATTGCTGAGAAAAAAGGTGACTTGCTTCAATTAGAATTAGATTCTTTGACAGAAGACGTTATTCGTCTGCGTGAAGAAATCTCCGAGCAAATTCGCTCCCTGCAAGAACTAAAATTCATGGCAAAAGAGCATGGATTCGATATCTCTGTACCTGCTACGAACGCACGTGAAGCATTCCAATGGTTGTACTTCGCTTACCTTGCTGCTATTAAAGAGCAAAATGGTGCAGCAATGAGCTTGGGTCGTGTATCTTCTTTCTTGGATGCCTACATTGAGCGTGACCTAGCTGAAGGTACACTAACAGAAGAAGAAGCACAAGAATTCGTTGACCATTTCGTAATGAAATTGCGTATTGTTAAATTCCTGCGCACACCTGATTACAATGAATTATTCTCTGGTGACCCAACTTGGGTAACAGAATCCATCGCTGGTATGTCCACGAGTGGTAAGACTCGGACAACAAAAAACTCTTTCCGTTTCTTGCATACACTATATAACCTAGGACCAGCTCCAGAACCAAACTTGACTGTTCTTTGGTCAAAAGATCTTCCTGAGAACTTCAAAAAGTTCTGCTCGAAAGTATCTATTGAAACAAGTTCTATCCAATACGAGAACGATGACTTGATGCGTCCTTACTTTGGTGATGACTACGGTATCGCTTGCTGCGTATCTGCTATGCGAATCGGTAAACAAATGCAATTCTTTGGGGCACGTGCTAACCTAGCAAAAGCATTGCTTTATACAATCAATGGTGGCGTTGACGAGAAATTGGGCATGCAAGTTGGACCACAATTTGCTCCGATTACTTCCGAAGTACTTGAATTTGATGAAGTAATGGCGAAGTTCGAAAATGTAATGGATTGGCTTGCTAAACTATACATGAACACATTGAACGTCATTCATTTCATGCATGATAAATACTCGTATGAGCGTATTGAAATGGCACTACATGATCGTGAAATTCTACGCACAATGGCTTGCGGTATCGCTGGTCTATCCGTAGTAGCTGACTCCTTGTCCGCGATCAAGTATGCGAAAGTAAAACCAATCCGTAATGAACAAGGTATCGCTGTTGACTTCGAAACAGAAGGCGAATACCCTCAATATGGTAATAACGATGATCGTGTTGACTCTATTGCGATTGATATCATGGAGCGCTTCATGAACAAAATCCGTAAACATAAAGCATACCGTAATGCGTTGCCAACGATGTCTGTACTCACAATCACGTCCAACGTGGTGTATGGTAAAAAGACAGGTACAACTCCAGATGGACGTCAAGCCGGCGAACCATTTGCACCTGGGGCTAACCCAATGCACGGACGTGACAAAAAAGGAGCTTTGGCATCCTTGTCTTCCGTAGCTAAACTTCCTTACGAGCACAGCTTGGATGGTATCTCTAATACATTCTCTATCGTGCCAAAAGCATTGGGTAAAGATCTAGAATCCCGCATAAATAATATGGTTGCAATGATGGACGGATACATGACTCCAGATGGTGGTCATCACCTAAACGTAAACGTATTTGACCGTGAACAATTGGTGGAAGCAATGGAACACCCAGAAGATTACCCACAATTAACAATTCGTGTATCTGGTTATGCGGTTAACTTCATCAAATTGACTCGTGAACAGCAATTGGATGTTATCAACCGTACTTTCCACGGCAAAATTTAA
- a CDS encoding PTS mannitol transporter subunit IICBA: MKQTSVAQQQTQDTGLRVKVQKFGRFLSGMVMPNIGAFIAWGLITALFIPTGWIPNEELGKMVGPMITYLLPLLIGYTGGKMIYDVRGGVLGAIATMGIIVGAEIPMFLGAMVMGPLGGYVMKKVDGLFEGKIKAGFEMLVNNFSAGILGAILTIIAYTGVGPVVSALTNGLAAGVQAIVDMGLLPLVSIFIEPAKVLFLNNAINHGILGPIGLKEAAEAGKSIFFLLEANPGPGFGILLAYWLVGRGAAKQSAPGAAIIHFLGGIHEIYFPYILMKPKLILAAIGGGISGVFVFKMLGAGLVATASPGSIFAIAAMAPKGGLFPVLAGVVVSTVVSFLLASVFLKASASDEEDELHKATAQMKAMKGNKTESTVVNANVTTQTDQVAANNELPAKEQVKKVIFACDAGMGSSAMGASILRKKFQKAGIDVEVTNKAINDLPKNVDIVVTHKSLTERAQQTVPQAHHISVDNFLSSPKYDELTTYLSE; the protein is encoded by the coding sequence ATGAAGCAGACATCTGTAGCGCAACAGCAGACTCAAGATACGGGCCTACGAGTCAAGGTTCAAAAATTTGGACGTTTTCTAAGTGGGATGGTAATGCCAAATATTGGTGCCTTTATTGCTTGGGGGCTGATCACTGCTCTGTTTATTCCGACCGGCTGGATTCCCAATGAAGAGTTAGGTAAAATGGTAGGTCCGATGATCACGTATCTCCTACCGTTATTAATTGGGTATACTGGGGGTAAAATGATCTACGATGTACGCGGTGGCGTGCTTGGTGCGATAGCTACCATGGGGATTATCGTCGGTGCAGAAATTCCGATGTTCCTTGGTGCAATGGTTATGGGCCCACTTGGCGGATACGTTATGAAAAAAGTGGATGGGCTGTTTGAAGGGAAGATCAAGGCAGGTTTTGAGATGTTGGTTAACAACTTCTCAGCAGGTATTCTCGGAGCAATTTTGACCATTATTGCCTACACAGGAGTAGGTCCGGTCGTTTCTGCTCTAACAAATGGTTTGGCGGCAGGTGTTCAAGCGATTGTTGACATGGGTCTATTGCCTCTCGTTAGCATCTTTATTGAACCAGCCAAGGTTTTATTTTTAAACAATGCGATCAACCACGGAATCTTAGGTCCTATCGGATTAAAAGAAGCGGCTGAAGCTGGTAAGTCGATATTTTTCTTGCTTGAAGCAAACCCAGGTCCTGGGTTTGGAATCCTGTTAGCTTATTGGTTGGTAGGGCGCGGTGCAGCAAAGCAATCTGCTCCGGGTGCAGCGATTATTCACTTCCTAGGTGGGATTCACGAAATTTATTTCCCTTACATCTTGATGAAGCCAAAGTTGATTTTAGCAGCAATTGGCGGTGGAATCAGTGGGGTATTCGTTTTCAAAATGCTAGGTGCTGGTTTAGTAGCAACTGCTTCTCCAGGTAGTATCTTTGCTATAGCTGCTATGGCTCCAAAAGGTGGATTATTCCCAGTATTAGCAGGGGTAGTAGTTAGTACGGTTGTTTCTTTCCTCCTTGCATCCGTGTTCTTAAAAGCTTCAGCATCGGATGAAGAAGATGAATTGCACAAAGCAACTGCACAAATGAAAGCAATGAAAGGCAACAAAACAGAAAGCACTGTTGTAAACGCTAACGTCACAACACAGACAGACCAAGTAGCTGCCAACAATGAATTGCCTGCAAAAGAACAGGTGAAAAAAGTAATCTTTGCTTGCGATGCCGGAATGGGTTCTAGTGCGATGGGAGCTTCTATTCTGCGCAAGAAGTTTCAAAAAGCAGGCATTGATGTGGAAGTAACAAATAAAGCGATTAATGATTTACCGAAGAATGTGGACATTGTTGTTACGCACAAATCCTTGACGGAGCGCGCTCAACAAACCGTACCTCAAGCGCATCATATCTCAGTGGATAACTTCCTAAGTAGTCCTAAATATGATGAGTTAACCACTTATCTAAGCGAATAA
- a CDS encoding GNAT family N-acetyltransferase: MLKSQLKDRLEIRSVTEEHLDQFNELIKYVFQVTNTDIRDLDEEFWVEQKRPILRSCNTIGWFDQDKLVSQIMVYPFMVNIHGIPYEMGGVTGVGTYPEYAGYGLIQALIKESLTIMKEKGQTISYLYPYSIPFYRKKGWEIICDMIDYKIKDTQLPKMYEVTGRMIRAEFTHPDLQQVYARFAEQTNGAMLRNPIAWNERFRWKRDELSVAIYYNANDHPTGYLYYKVEDETFYVAEKVYLDEDARQGLWNFIRAHISMVYAVKGRIFTNEPIAFLLEDGEIEQRISPYFMGRIVDVKGFLERFPFTRNGCKEMVLHVEDPLLDWNNRTFVLTWDEEDRLRITNESKEGGISLTIQTLTTMMMSYKRPTYLYKIRRLHGSSKAVRWLEKIIPNETPWFADYF; encoded by the coding sequence ATGTTAAAAAGCCAACTTAAAGATAGATTAGAAATAAGAAGCGTGACAGAGGAGCACTTGGATCAATTTAACGAACTAATTAAATATGTGTTTCAAGTGACCAACACAGATATAAGGGATTTAGACGAGGAATTCTGGGTGGAACAAAAAAGACCTATTCTTCGTTCCTGTAATACCATCGGTTGGTTTGATCAAGATAAGCTTGTCTCACAAATCATGGTTTATCCATTTATGGTTAACATTCACGGCATCCCTTACGAAATGGGTGGCGTAACTGGCGTTGGAACCTATCCAGAATACGCTGGATACGGACTAATTCAAGCGCTCATAAAAGAAAGTTTGACTATCATGAAAGAGAAGGGTCAAACCATTTCTTATCTATATCCCTATTCCATTCCTTTCTATCGTAAAAAAGGTTGGGAAATTATATGTGACATGATTGATTACAAAATAAAAGATACTCAGCTTCCCAAGATGTATGAGGTTACTGGGCGCATGATTCGAGCTGAGTTTACGCATCCCGACCTTCAACAGGTCTATGCTAGATTCGCCGAACAAACCAACGGCGCAATGCTTCGAAATCCAATTGCCTGGAATGAACGTTTTCGTTGGAAGAGGGATGAGTTATCTGTTGCTATTTACTACAATGCAAACGATCATCCTACTGGTTACCTTTATTATAAAGTGGAAGATGAAACTTTCTATGTAGCTGAAAAGGTCTACTTGGATGAGGATGCTCGTCAAGGCTTGTGGAACTTCATCCGGGCTCATATCTCGATGGTATATGCTGTAAAGGGGCGTATTTTTACAAACGAGCCTATTGCTTTTCTACTGGAAGATGGGGAAATCGAGCAGAGAATTTCCCCCTACTTTATGGGGCGCATTGTTGATGTCAAAGGATTTTTGGAGCGTTTTCCTTTTACTCGAAATGGTTGTAAGGAAATGGTTTTGCATGTAGAAGATCCCCTGCTGGATTGGAATAATCGTACGTTTGTACTAACATGGGACGAGGAAGATCGCTTACGAATTACAAATGAATCAAAAGAAGGTGGTATATCTCTAACGATTCAAACCTTAACCACCATGATGATGAGCTATAAACGCCCTACCTATTTATATAAAATTAGAAGATTACATGGTTCATCGAAAGCTGTTCGCTGGTTAGAAAAAATAATACCAAATGAAACACCTTGGTTTGCTGATTATTTTTAA
- the pflA gene encoding pyruvate formate lyase-activating protein has translation MKGRIHSLETFGTVDGPGIRFVLFLQGCALKCKFCHNADTWDTTGGTEMTVDEVLAEIEPYLNYYRNSGGGLTVTGGEPTLQAPFVTEIFKAVKEKWGLHTTLDSSGFSETAKAEKLMEVTDLVLLDLKQMDREKHIWLTSQPNDRTLTFAKYLSDHGKKMWIRHVLIPGITDSASHLLKMGEFIGSLHGVEKVEILPYHEMGVYKWEELGKEYPLKGQRSPSDDEVERAYEWINKGRTKQLQVMK, from the coding sequence ATGAAAGGTCGTATTCACTCCCTTGAAACATTTGGTACAGTAGACGGTCCTGGTATTCGTTTTGTACTATTTTTGCAAGGCTGCGCTCTAAAATGTAAATTCTGTCATAATGCAGATACATGGGATACCACTGGTGGAACAGAAATGACGGTAGATGAGGTCTTGGCTGAAATTGAACCCTACTTAAATTATTATCGTAACTCCGGCGGCGGTCTGACTGTAACAGGTGGCGAGCCAACTTTACAAGCACCATTTGTCACGGAGATATTTAAAGCGGTTAAAGAAAAATGGGGGCTTCATACTACTTTAGATTCTTCTGGGTTCTCTGAAACAGCTAAAGCGGAAAAATTAATGGAAGTGACCGACTTGGTTCTGCTTGATCTTAAGCAAATGGATCGCGAAAAGCACATCTGGCTCACTAGTCAACCAAATGATCGGACGTTAACATTTGCAAAATATTTATCTGACCACGGCAAGAAAATGTGGATTCGTCACGTATTGATTCCAGGCATTACGGATTCGGCTAGTCATTTGCTTAAAATGGGGGAGTTTATCGGTTCTCTACATGGTGTAGAAAAGGTAGAAATTCTTCCCTATCATGAAATGGGTGTATATAAATGGGAAGAGTTAGGCAAAGAGTATCCACTAAAAGGGCAGCGCTCTCCCTCCGATGACGAAGTCGAACGTGCATATGAATGGATTAATAAAGGTAGAACGAAACAGCTTCAAGTAATGAAATAA
- a CDS encoding transposase — MSHKAKISGSEKIAAIEKHLRGEDSLNHLANLLDVSFPSIKQWLQTYQSLGPNGLLHTSKNSSYSTELKKTAVEDYLASRGSHMDICKRYGIKSTRQLRNWILKYNGHEKPKASGSGGTPIMTKGRATTYKERIEIVRFCIEAQTAQKFQVSYQQVYSWTNKYVTSGVDALQDKRGKRKSEDEMSEVEKLRAQNKLLQAENRRKQMEIDLLKKLDEIQRRRF, encoded by the coding sequence ATGTCCCATAAAGCAAAAATATCTGGGTCTGAAAAGATTGCAGCTATTGAAAAACATCTTCGTGGGGAAGATTCGCTTAATCATTTAGCAAATCTTCTAGATGTTTCCTTTCCATCTATTAAACAATGGCTTCAAACTTATCAATCATTAGGTCCAAACGGATTGCTCCATACATCCAAGAACTCCTCCTATTCCACAGAATTAAAGAAAACAGCTGTCGAGGATTATCTGGCTAGTCGTGGTTCTCACATGGATATATGTAAAAGATATGGCATCAAATCAACCCGCCAACTGCGTAACTGGATCCTGAAGTATAATGGTCATGAGAAGCCGAAAGCTTCCGGCTCAGGAGGAACGCCAATCATGACAAAAGGACGAGCAACTACTTACAAGGAAAGAATTGAAATCGTAAGATTCTGTATAGAAGCCCAAACCGCACAGAAATTTCAGGTATCCTATCAGCAAGTTTATTCTTGGACAAATAAATACGTTACATCTGGTGTAGATGCACTTCAGGATAAACGTGGGAAGCGAAAGTCTGAAGATGAGATGTCCGAAGTGGAGAAGCTGAGGGCACAAAATAAGCTGCTTCAAGCTGAGAACAGAAGAAAGCAAATGGAGATTGATTTATTAAAAAAGCTGGACGAAATCCAAAGGAGGCGATTCTAA
- a CDS encoding IS3 family transposase, translated as MKKAGRNPKEAILSQVRYEPVYLAIRDLHERKSYPISLLCENMGIQRSSYYKWLNRKESHNEKFNKELLPMIKDAYEERNGILGYRQMTIKLNRQHNLTVNHKRIYRLMCILQIKSVCRRKKKNYIPSTTEITTENVLNRDFESDGFGTKWLTDVTEMKYGLQSKAYLSAILDLSDKSIVSFVIGHSNNNELVFRTFDIAHQSYPNAKPIFHSDRGFQYTSKKFKKKLDDAGMIQSMSRVSRCIDNGPMESFWGMIKSEMYDLNKFNTYKELEVAIMEYINYYNNHRYQKRLNCMTPLEYRQYLQSSAS; from the coding sequence ATTAAAAAAGCTGGACGAAATCCAAAGGAGGCGATTCTAAGCCAAGTCCGTTATGAACCTGTATATCTTGCAATACGTGATCTTCATGAAAGGAAATCATATCCCATAAGTCTACTCTGTGAAAACATGGGAATTCAACGTTCTTCGTATTATAAATGGCTAAATAGGAAAGAAAGTCATAACGAGAAATTCAACAAAGAGTTGCTTCCCATGATTAAGGATGCCTATGAAGAAAGAAATGGGATCCTTGGATATCGTCAGATGACAATCAAACTAAACCGACAACACAATCTTACTGTTAACCATAAACGGATATATAGACTCATGTGTATCTTACAAATAAAATCGGTATGCCGCAGAAAGAAAAAGAATTACATTCCTTCAACGACGGAAATTACGACGGAAAATGTCTTGAACAGAGATTTCGAATCCGATGGATTCGGTACAAAATGGCTCACTGACGTGACGGAAATGAAGTATGGCCTTCAAAGCAAGGCTTATTTGAGTGCAATCCTGGATTTGTCAGATAAAAGTATTGTTTCTTTTGTGATCGGGCATTCCAACAACAATGAACTTGTTTTTAGAACTTTTGATATTGCACATCAGTCATATCCTAATGCTAAACCTATCTTTCATAGTGACCGAGGGTTCCAATATACGAGCAAAAAATTCAAGAAAAAACTGGACGATGCAGGAATGATACAAAGCATGTCGAGGGTATCTAGGTGCATAGATAATGGCCCGATGGAATCGTTTTGGGGAATGATAAAATCCGAAATGTATGATCTCAATAAATTCAATACATACAAAGAGCTGGAAGTAGCAATTATGGAATACATAAATTACTACAATAACCATCGATACCAGAAAAGACTAAACTGTATGACACCTTTGGAATACAGGCAATACCTTCAAAGTTCAGCATCATAA